One Dioscorea cayenensis subsp. rotundata cultivar TDr96_F1 chromosome 19, TDr96_F1_v2_PseudoChromosome.rev07_lg8_w22 25.fasta, whole genome shotgun sequence genomic window, GAGAGACCAGTGTCCTTTGATAGAGGAGGCAAGGAAAAAATTCGGCTTTTCATctaaagaatgaaaatgagCATCCACTCATAATTTAGAGatcaaagataattttaaatataaattacaaaaataaattaaatttgttgacTCACCCCGGAACTctagtgtgtttttttatgattttgtatatAAAATCGACTACCatcaaagtatttttttcaaatataattgaATTTATGGTGTGCTTCAATTGGGTTATttaattggatatatatatatatttgggcaAAATCACTTGGTTCAAatagttagagatattattataGGGCTCTCACATGGTTTGCTAAGTAGTGAGGGTCTATATTctaattagaaaaattaattcgAAGGTGATATTATACCCCTAATTCACGTAAGCCATTGAGGTGAGGCCGTGTTCAAAATAATAACTCACATCTTTTGAcagatatatttaaaacaataacttACAATAGAGATACTAATATGCTTGTCgcatttgttaattttttttatacattaaatatataaatatatttaagtatATTCAACCTCCATTTATAACAAACAAGAATTCAAAGCCTTTTCATCATATGCAAACAAGTTATGTTAATTTTAAGTATAATGatatacttttaaaatgttGGCATCAAAATATAGCACACATATAACATActgaaataatgtttttttatttattaatttttatgaaataattatggGCAAACCAGTAAGATTGAAACCCTATACCCTTTCTCAAAAGATGGGATAAAATACCACAaccttgttttatttaaaaaaagcctATAAGCAATAGAACAAAGAACAAACGGATATGAAGGTGTATTAATTACAATGGCTTGATTgacctaataaaaataatatccgCTATACaactttgaaaagaaaacgAGAGGTATTTCTCACACAGATcttttacaatgaaaaaaaaaaacgaattGTAATCTGAGAAGCTCAAACTCAAAATCTTTCAATCACAAATACTAGTAGTTATTGTTACGCTAGCCTACAGTTCCTACAAGTTTATTGTCTAatgtttttatcaatttttcttaaaatacatgattagaaataaaaaaaaaagaacgaaGCATAATCATGAGGCATCATTAACGGTTAAGATAGCCACATTAAGGTCGTGCTAAAGCCCGCACCAAATAGTCGCCAACCAGCCTCGTTTGAGTTTCGTTTCGTTTCGTTTCCTTTCCGCGAGctagtgagagagagagagagagagagagagagagagagagagaaggatgGCGGGCATGGGGGATGGGTATGTGGGCACGGCGCAGGACGCCGTGAGGATCCGGAGGCTTGAGAAGCAGCGGGAGGCGGAGCGGAGAAAGATCCAGGAGCTCAAGAACAAGACCGCCTCCGCCAAGGGCCAGCCCGGCCTCCTCCAGTTCGGTTCCAGCACTTCCGAGGTATTATCAACCATATCAACCTCCGAAAATCCATTCTTTCGTTTTCTCAGGCATCCTTTAATGAGTTAGCCTTCCAAAGTTCTAATCTTGGTGGTAGAATTCATCTAGGGTTTGGCATCAATGGATATTTCTGTGAGCTGTGCGTTCAATGTTGATTGCTTTGAATTAGATAGATGCATCATTAGCTTATGTGTTCAGGCTTTCGATTTTACTGCCTCAAATTGACATCTTTTGGTTTCTGGCTCTTAGATTCTTGAGACTGCTTTCAAGAAGGAAACGGTTGGTCTGGTTACCAGAGAGCAATATGTTGAGAAGGTGGGGAGATTGTGATTTGACTCTGATTGTTGATGGATGTGTGGTACACAAGGGATACCCATGCCCTCTAATTCCcttattttaaatgtttccAGAGAGTTAATATCAGAAATAAAATTgaggaggaagagaaggagaagcttcAGAAGTTGCAACAAGAGTGCGTTTGAATCTTTCCAGCAAATTTCCTTAATATTTGCTAGGTGTTGGTATGTCTAAACtcccttttttttgttgttgtaggGAGGAGGAACTACAGTTACAAAAACGAAAAAAGCGTAGGATAAAGGGAGACTCACGTCTTTCCTTTGCAGATGATATTGAGAACGGGAGTGATGATGAGGACCTTGGAAATAGTGAGTTTATCTGTTAGAGTATTTTTGCCATTATCTAGACATTGCAGAGAGCTAAAATTGTTTGAGATCAAATGCAAATTGGTTTAGTGTCAGTCTTTTGTCATTGTTGACCATGCTGTCACAAATTATGATTTGTGAATTAGAGCTTTTAAGTTCTCCATAACATAAATATCCCCTATAATATTGAAATGCTTTTGTCAAGTAGCTAAGAGGACTATATGCGTGTAGTGTGTATACTAGGACATCTGCTCCTTGTTACCCATTAAACAGATGGTTCTATACTGAAATTTAAAACTTTCGCCTTGCTTGAGAATCTTTTAGGCATTGTTGACAGAAGGAAATTTGTCAACAAATGAAGGAAGAATAGGAATTTCAATTATCTCATTGTGATATTGGATGgtaaattatcaattttttcacATCTTTTTAGGAAGAACTATTCAAAACCCTTTCCTTAAATGTTGGTTATACTATTGGTTTTCGTGCAATTGATTAAAAGCTGAGCAATAGGAGCTCTGTACCTGTTGCATGTTCGCTTGACTTTTCATTCCTTTCTGTTTTAGAAGAAACTcaagaacaaaagaaatttGTAAATGGGAAGCTTGGCAAGGACCCAACCGTCGAGACAAGCTTTTTACCTGACAGGTGTGTAGTTAAGTTTGTTTTTATAGTTACAGAGATCTCCCTTTTCCTTGATTGGGTAACTCAAAGCTGGTGATGTGAAAGATGATATTTCAGAGAGCGAGAGGCAGAGGAACAAGCTGAACGAGAGAGATTGGGAAGACAGTGGATTCGTGAACAAGAGATGATTAGAAGTATTCTCGCATCTTAGTGTTGTCTAGTATACTATATGACAATGAAATGGGTTTTACTAAATTAGTTCTTTGTGTTTTAGATGAGCCACTTGAAATTACTTACAGCTACTGGGATGGAACTGGTCACAGGAGAGTGATTCAGGTGTGACTCTTCGCATGTTTAGTAATCGCcataatatcttatttatttttctcttgatCTCTAAAGGCAGAATTTATATTTAGGTCCGTAAAGGTGACAGAATTGGTGAATTTCTCCGAGCTGTTCAGCAGCAACTGGCACCAGAATTTCGTGAGATTCGAACAACATCAGTTGAAAATTTACTTTATGTAAAAGAGGATCTGATCATTCCTCATGTGTGTTTTTTCTCTGcacatgcatatattttttttttagcagcTTTATCTTTTATTCTGATTGTCTCTTTGGAATCTCAGCAACATAGCTTCTATGAGTTAATAATCAACAAAGCAAGGGGCAAAAGTGGACCGGTAATGCTTATTTTGCGTTTTCAAGCTTTCTGATGTTTGTTATTTCTTAGTTGGTCTTCCAATACATGCAACAGCTTTGCATAGAAGTATTTTCCTTGTATATCCTTTAGGATGGATGGCGACATGCTCTCAGTTAACGAACATGACATGCATCTCTGTTGATTCATGTGATAAATTGATTCCAATCCCAGTCTTACAATCTCCTTCTGTTTAAAGTAattattttctttggttttacaCCGACACTAGCTTATAACTCGAACTAGTAGTTGGCTTCACTATGAGGCTCAAGATTGTACATGGCTAACATAAATTATAGAGGCTACTATGGCATGCTTTAAAATAGTTCTTATTGCctcatttttatttgaatttccaTATGACAAACATAATTTGTTTAATGTATAGTGACCTGCTCTTCAATCCAATtacttttgttatatttatgatGTATATTGTGGTAAGAATTTCATTCTTGACTGACGGTTTAAAAATTGCAGCTTTTTCACTTTGACGTTCATGAAGATGTCAGAACTATTGCTGATGCAACTATTGAGAAAGACGAGGTAATTTTTGCAAGCatgttttttatctttatttttattttttatgcaagCATTTATTGGAGGTTGTATTGTTTTGTCTTGGCAAACAGCTCTTCGAGGCTATTTTCTGtgatttatattgttattaagTTATGGACATCCATCTTTATGTTCGCATGCTATATCTTCATGCGATATTCCTCTTTTGCATAGATGTTTCTTAATATTCATTTTTAGAATGTAGTCCATAAGTGGGCATTATCATGAAGCTTCATTGCTTTTCCATGAGATGATAGAAACATTTTATGTGTGTGAATTTGATTGATTCCAATACCTTTTAGATGAATTTTCTCCATTGGTATGTGGACATGTGAAATTTGAATAGGTATACATTTTTTATTGAACTAGTATCCTTCTTTTAGTCTCTGTCATAGATGTTTCCTGTCTTTTGTGTCTGCTCCATGTGCAAATCCTTGATACAGGCAACCTGCCCATTATTCAGATTGTCTTAGACTTGAGCTTCTTGTCTGACGGTATAATCAGGCTTGATGGAGATGATTACCTCAATGAGAAAATGATTGTGTGTGTTAGTGTGAGTGGCGTGTCCCAATGAATCAAGTGAACTGCTTTTGGGGGATTGTTTGAGTTTGACAGGTTGGTGTTTCTGGGACAGTGGGACTAGTTTCCAAATTTACTAGAGATTGCAGCTTGATTTACTGATTAAGATGAACGGGCTTGCAGAAATGTGGGTCCTTGTGATATAGACATCCGGGATTTGTTCTTCTCTGAAAGCATTTGATCTTTTTTCCTTTCCATGTTTTTAGAACCTTAGCTTCATGTTGTGTAACTGTTGGTTCATATAGAGATCTGGGGTGGGGTATTATGCATTAAAACAATGATGAATCTTGCAAAGAAAGTAGTGTAGCAAAATAGAGCGGATTATATGTTGCAATATAGATTGATATCTAATATATGATACTCCATTTTGCACTACCAAGTAGAGTTCCTATCTCTGGATTAACCAAGGGTAATCCTTAGACACATTATGGCAtgtgaaattgaagaaaatgacTGAGTGGCATTTTTGGTTTGGTGTGATAATGGAATTAAAGTGTTTTTCCTTAAGCTGGTTTCAAATTGGTGGGGCTTTTGTCATTTGGAAACTTGCAATGGGAAATAGGAGATTTCTttggttttaattattatttccttCTATTGGATGTGTTTGTTTTGGCAAACATATGTTGATTTGACACATTTATGCTGAAATGACACCACTATAACAACACTTattcttcatcaacatccatAAAATTCTTATATACATGAAGGAACAAACAAGTAGTTTCTTGTGCAGTTgctattgattttcttttttattttattgcagtCCCATGCTGGAAAGGTTGTAGAGAGACATTGGTATGAAAAGAACAAACATATATTCCCTGCTTCCAGATGGGAGGTaaacttattttcttttaagattCTCTTCCATCTTGCTCTGAGTTCAAACTTCAAAGCTTACAGATTATACCTTCCAAGAAATCAAATATGACAGTTCATTTTAATGATTcgatctctttttttttttcaccaatGAATTTCTTCACCAGGAGCAAATAACACTGGTCGTTTTACAATTTCACTTCTCTTGCCTCCAGATATATGATCCAACAAAGAAATGGGAGCGTTACACAATTCATGGGGATTGAGCTTTGACTCATCAAGTTTCTTGATGGATGAGAAGATTTAAAGCACAAGTAATATTCTAATCCCCCATGTATGATAGATAGAATGTGCTGTTGATTATGGTTTTAGAGTTGCCTCGTGTTCTAACCTTTGTAAACATTTGCAAAATTCATTCCGTGACGGATTGGTCTATCATTTTGCACTccattgatttatataaaatacaggTACTCTACCTAAGAACCAACTTATATCTCATCACGTTCAGCCACATCccattaattaaatatagtcAAACCAGATGCacttttgatgatgattttagcGAAAACCAAACGCTTCACTTCCAACTGAGTACAtcaatgaatttatttattagattttatcatggcTGCTCTTGTGTACTCTGTAGGAAGCATCCCTGGAACTTAATGGGTGACAAGAACTTGATCCAATTTTCTATGGCGGCTATTCATGAGTCAATGTCTGTTTGCTGATGGCtgctttttaaaaatgatttcagTAGCTCCTGCGGAGGAAGAAGATAAATTTAACACACGGTATATATCACGGACACTACGTTTATTAGAACATAGTCACTGACcgttgtgtattttttttaccaCTTGCATGTCTGGTTGTGGGATTTGGTTTGAGTCATCATCAGGTAATTTCAGCTTCCAGAGCAATCTTTGTATTAATTGAAGAGTGATGTGATGGGTGATATTGATCGGGATATTATTGATGGGAATGTGCAATCCAATCACTACAGTAATTGAAATACTCATGatctcaaaaatattaatattcttAAAATTCAGTAATAGTATGTGCAATAAAATATTGACATCAATGAGAACAACTGACCAAATTCATCAAAGACAATATTAATCTATCAGTCATTTGGTTGATCAATTGATAGAAAAATTTGAGTGGGTGCAACTAGCTAGCAGCTCTAGAAAAGTATTGCCATTCCTGATCCCTGTATGAAACTTGCAAGCATTCACTTGATGTATATACTGTctgagttgttgttgttgttgggcaTCATACATGGGCACAGGGGGACCCTTACTCTGGTCCAGATAAAACTAAGAACAGAGACATGATACCCATGATATTACTTCACCTTCACATGCTATGCAATGGTGgggtcctctctctctctctctcaaaaacAAGTGGCCATCATTGCCAGACACGTCACCCTCACTGTGATAACCATGACAAAAACTTCCGAAAGGCTGAGCGCAAAATATCAGAGCATCTCATATTATGTGTTAAGAGAGCATTATGTTTAGTTTAGCTAACATACAATCAGAGCAAGAATGATTAGGTGGGATCTACCCCCTTTTGTTTCCCTTCCCTTTTCTTTTGTCCCTTGAACCCAAAAACTCATATCCATTAATAATAAAacctaaaaaacaaaagaaaaaacatcatAAACTTCCTCCTATTTCCTCTTTTTTCATGCTTCCTTCAACCCAAAAAGTACCTCTTACTCTTACCACCTCCAAATGATTCCGTTCATCACCGGTGACATGCTCCGGCAAGACGACTTCCCAGGTAATAATTATTactaacaatataataataataataatatacgttattgataaataataaaataaaataaataaatattgagtaagagcttttgtttgttttgttttatcagGCACAGAACAAATGCGGCGACTGCTACTCGGCAAGGCGGCAGAAACACCGGCAGCATCCATAAACGGGAACAGAACACATGACGGCGCCGGCGTCGGCGGCAACGACGCCAACTTCGACACGAACATGGTCATCATCTTAGCAGCGCTGTTGTGCGCGCTGATATGCGCTCTGGGGCTCAACTCCATCGTGCGTTGCGCGCTAAGGTGTGGCCGGAGAATAGCGTTTGAGACGCCGGAGGAGACTGCAGCGAGGTTGGCTGGAACTGGACTTAAGAAGAGAGCATTGAGACAGATTCCGGTGGCCGTGTATGGACCGGAGGCCGGAATACTGGCCACTGATTGTCCTATTTGTCTCGGAGAGTTCGCCGACGGTGAGAAGGTGAGAGTGTTGCCAAAGTGTAACCATGGATTTCATGTGCGTTGCATTGATACTTGGCTTAGTTCGCACTCTTCTTGTCCGACTTGCCGCCA contains:
- the LOC120249959 gene encoding protein XAP5 CIRCADIAN TIMEKEEPER isoform X2; this encodes MAGMGDGYVGTAQDAVRIRRLEKQREAERRKIQELKNKTASAKGQPGLLQFGSSTSEILETAFKKETVGLVTREQYVEKRVNIRNKIEEEEKEKLQKLQQEEEELQLQKRKKRRIKGDSRLSFADDIENGSDDEDLGNKTQEQKKFVNGKLGKDPTVETSFLPDREREAEEQAERERLGRQWIREQEMIRNEPLEITYSYWDGTGHRRVIQVRKGDRIGEFLRAVQQQLAPEFREIRTTSVENLLYVKEDLIIPHQHSFYELIINKARGKSGPLFHFDVHEDVRTIADATIEKDESHAGKVVERHWYEKNKHIFPASRWEEQITLVVLQFHFSCLQIYDPTKKWERYTIHGD
- the LOC120250667 gene encoding RING-H2 finger protein ATL74-like; amino-acid sequence: MIPFITGDMLRQDDFPGTEQMRRLLLGKAAETPAASINGNRTHDGAGVGGNDANFDTNMVIILAALLCALICALGLNSIVRCALRCGRRIAFETPEETAARLAGTGLKKRALRQIPVAVYGPEAGILATDCPICLGEFADGEKVRVLPKCNHGFHVRCIDTWLSSHSSCPTCRHSLLDRTAVEGPPETGGDAPVPVTSPEDYVVVDVRSSS
- the LOC120249959 gene encoding protein XAP5 CIRCADIAN TIMEKEEPER isoform X1, with translation MAGMGDGYVGTAQDAVRIRRLEKQREAERRKIQELKNKTASAKGQPGLLQFGSSTSEILETAFKKETVGLVTREQYVEKRVNIRNKIEEEEKEKLQKLQQEEEELQLQKRKKRRIKGDSRLSFADDIENGSDDEDLGNKETQEQKKFVNGKLGKDPTVETSFLPDREREAEEQAERERLGRQWIREQEMIRNEPLEITYSYWDGTGHRRVIQVRKGDRIGEFLRAVQQQLAPEFREIRTTSVENLLYVKEDLIIPHQHSFYELIINKARGKSGPLFHFDVHEDVRTIADATIEKDESHAGKVVERHWYEKNKHIFPASRWEEQITLVVLQFHFSCLQIYDPTKKWERYTIHGD
- the LOC120249959 gene encoding protein XAP5 CIRCADIAN TIMEKEEPER isoform X4; translated protein: MAGMGDGYVGTAQDAVRIRRLEKQREAERRKIQELKNKTASAKGQPGLLQFGSSTSEILETAFKKETVGLVTREQYVEKRVNIRNKIEEEEKEKLQKLQQEEEELQLQKRKKRRIKGDSRLSFADDIENGSDDEDLGNKTQEQKKFVNGKLGKDPTVETSFLPDREREAEEQAERERLGRQWIREQEMIRNEPLEITYSYWDGTGHRRVIQVRKGDRIGEFLRAVQQQLAPEFREIRTTSVENLLYVKEDLIIPHQHSFYELIINKARGKSGPLFHFDVHEDVRTIADATIEKDESHAGKVVERHWYEKNKHIFPASRWEIYDPTKKWERYTIHGD
- the LOC120249959 gene encoding protein XAP5 CIRCADIAN TIMEKEEPER isoform X3, with translation MAGMGDGYVGTAQDAVRIRRLEKQREAERRKIQELKNKTASAKGQPGLLQFGSSTSEILETAFKKETVGLVTREQYVEKRVNIRNKIEEEEKEKLQKLQQEEEELQLQKRKKRRIKGDSRLSFADDIENGSDDEDLGNKETQEQKKFVNGKLGKDPTVETSFLPDREREAEEQAERERLGRQWIREQEMIRNEPLEITYSYWDGTGHRRVIQVRKGDRIGEFLRAVQQQLAPEFREIRTTSVENLLYVKEDLIIPHQHSFYELIINKARGKSGPLFHFDVHEDVRTIADATIEKDESHAGKVVERHWYEKNKHIFPASRWEIYDPTKKWERYTIHGD